GGGTGCCGGTGCAGATCCGCGACGTCACCGATCAGCAGATGGCCGAGCTGGCCTTGGTCGAGAACGTCCAGCGCAAAGACCTCAACCCGATTGAAAAGGCCGCGTCGTTCAAGCGGTACATGGATCAGTACGGTTGCACGCAGGAAGAGGTCGCCACCCGCGTGAGCATCGATCGCTCGACGGTCGCCAACTTGCTCCGCTTGTTGGAACTGCCGGAAGAGCTGAAGGGGATGATCACCCGCGGCGATCTGACCGCCGGCCACGCCCGCGCCTTGTTGCCGCTGGGCGACGAGCACGAGCAGATGGAATTTGCTCGCCGCATTCAAAAGGAATCGCTGTCGGTTCGCGCCGTCGAGCAAGCGGTCTCGGAACACATCCGTCGCACCGATGGCGAGCCGCTGTCGATTGTCGACGCCGAAGGCAACAGCCGCCCGTCGCCGCTGCAACCTGGGCAGCACATCCGCGAGATGGAAGAACAGCTGTCGTTGTCGCTGGGGACGAAGGTCGAGATCAAGCAGTCGGCCAAGGGCCGCGGCAAGTTCACGATCCACTTCGCCAGCCACGAAGAGTTCGATCGCCTGCGGTCGAGCCTGAGCCAACAGGCGGCGTCGCAGCAAACCGGCACGTTCTAGACGCCGGCCAGAGTTCGACGATTTCCCCAAAATCAAAAGCGGGGGCGAAGCAATTCGCCCCCGCTTTTTTTGTTTTTAGCCGCCGGTTCTTCAAACCGGCGGTAATGCGGCTCGCCCGCAATTCGCGGCCCGCACCCTCCGTTGCCCTCCCCCGCCCTCCCGGCTACCATACGGGATTGCCATTCGCGG
This sequence is a window from Lacipirellula parvula. Protein-coding genes within it:
- a CDS encoding ParB/RepB/Spo0J family partition protein, whose protein sequence is MSKERRLGRGLEALLGRSFEAQSQDGQSEVQLYESEDGQQSFDQNSYQSSASTDENVTRSADGQQWLGLVTIDRNPYQPRTSFDEAEIADLCDSIRTHGFLQPIVVRPFEGRFQLIAGERRLRAAQMAGWERVPVQIRDVTDQQMAELALVENVQRKDLNPIEKAASFKRYMDQYGCTQEEVATRVSIDRSTVANLLRLLELPEELKGMITRGDLTAGHARALLPLGDEHEQMEFARRIQKESLSVRAVEQAVSEHIRRTDGEPLSIVDAEGNSRPSPLQPGQHIREMEEQLSLSLGTKVEIKQSAKGRGKFTIHFASHEEFDRLRSSLSQQAASQQTGTF